A window of Castanea sativa cultivar Marrone di Chiusa Pesio chromosome 8, ASM4071231v1 genomic DNA:
ttgCAGCTCCATTAAGGGTCAGATccttgcagatttggtggccGAGTTTGCTAAATCTTCGTTGGAAGAGAAGGGAGAGAAGTAAAATATGGATGGACAATCAGTTGGGATGGTTTTCTTACAAGAACCTCTATCTTGGAGGGTATACGTTGATGGTGTAGCTAATCAAAGAAGATCTAGAGTAGGGCTAGTTGTGGTATCTCTCGAAAAGATTATTATTAAGAAATCCTTAACGTTGGGCTTCTTGGCCACAaacaatgaggctgagtatgagaTTTGTTGATATGGATGaatatggttcagaaaatgggagGAAGAGCATTGGAGGTATTTTTAGATTCAAGGCTAGTTGTAGGCTAGGTGAAGGGAGAATTGGAAGCTAGGGACTTGAGGATGCAAGCATATTGGAGTCAGGTTAGGTACTAGCAGTCAAGGTTCGAGTCTTTCACCTTACAGCAAATCCCTAGAAGTAGAATTACACATGCTGATTCTCTTGCCACGCTGGCTACCTCCTCGGCGCAGAGTTTACCTCAGGTCATCCTGGTTGAAGATTTATGTCAGCCTGCTGAGATAAAAAGGGAGAAGGCCCATATTCATCAAATTAGAGTaagacctagttggatggatcccatAGTCCTGTTTCATAAAGATGACATCTTGCCCAAGGAGAAGGGGGAGGCTGATAAAGTGCGAAGAAAAGCTCCTCATTTTTGgttatccgaggatcagaatACAAGCGCTCTTTTTCTGGGCTATATTTGCTATGCATCCGTCTTGAGGCAGTAGAGCCACTCCTAGAAGAGTTACATGAAAGGATTTGTAGAAGTCATACAGGAGGCAGGTCACTGTCTCATAGGGCCCTCACTCAAGGGTACTGGTGGCCAAGTATGCAAAGGGAAGCACAAGAATACAtaaagaagtgtgaccaatgttaAAGATTCGctccaaacattcatcaactaGGGGATGTCCTCAATCTCCTGTCTAGTCCCTAGCCTATTGCttaatggggcttggatattgtatGGCCTTTAATTAAGGTAACAGGAAATAGGAAATGGATTTTGGTTGGCACtgactactttaccaaatgggtcaaAGCTAAGCCACTGACAAATATTAGGGATTTGGATGCCAAGAAGTTTGTGTGAAAAAACATTGTCACTTGATTTGGGATTCCTTACATCCTTATCTCGGACAATGtgcttcagtttgatagcaaagctttCAAGAGGTATTGTTGTGAATTGGATATTATAAACAGGTATTcaactccggcttatccccaggGGAATGAATATGTTGAGGCTGTTAATAAGGTCATAGTGAATGAACTTAAGAggaggttggatgatgcaaaAGGTAAATGTGTGGAAGAGCTGCCATATGTGCTCTGGACATATCGCACTACCCTTCATAGGTCAATAGGGGAAACACCATTTTCAATGACATATGGGGCCGACGTTGTGATTCCTCTAGAGACTGGATTTCCAATGCTGAAGACCAATTTGTTCACTCCAAACAACAATGACAACCTATTAGAGAAGAGCTTGGACTTGATTGAAGAGCGAAGAAAATGTCATGGTTCAGTTAGCATACTATTAACAGAAGTTCAAACAAGGATATGACTCAAGTGTGAGATTGAGACCGTTAGCACCTAGAGACTTAGTGTTAAGAAATGTTATGGGTATTGCAAAAAACCCTACATGGGGAAAGTTAAGGCCAATTAGGAAGGGCCATACCGCATTACCTCGGTAGCTGAAATAGGTGCTTATTTCTTAGAAAATTTGGATGAAAATGTCACACcacgtccttggaatgtaaataacctgtgAAGGTGctactattaatgaaaggcagCTCTGCCATGTTTTTATTTCTGACATTAATATTCTTTATTACTTGTTAgagtattaaacaaaaccttggtcatgcttggttcCTCGAATCAcgtgccttgggtaaattaatattctttattatttgttagagtattaaacagaatcttggtcATGTCTAGTTTCTCGGATCACgtctttattatttgttaaagtattaaacaaaacattGGTCATACCTagttcctcggaccacgtaccttgggtaaattaatattatttattatttgtttgagtattaaacagaatcttggtcatgcctggttcctcggaccacataccttgagtaaattaatattcttgactatttgtttaagtattaaacaaaacctcggTCATACCTGACTTCTTGGACTACATACTTTAAGTAAATTAGTACTCttcattatttgtttaaatattaaacagaacctcggtcaTGCCTAgcttctcggaccacataccttgggtaaattaatactcttcattatttgtttaagtattaaacaaagcctcggtcatgcctggctcctcgaaccacataccttaggtaaattaatacttttcattatttattaaagtgttaaacagaaccaagGCTATGTCTAGTTCCTCGAACCacctgccttgggtaaattagccCTAAGCatttgactaagtgttaaacaaaaccaaagCTATGtatggttcctcggaccacctgccttgggtaaattagcaCTACTAAGCATctgactaagtgttaaacagaaccaagGCTATATCTGATTCCGAGGACCATCTGCCTTGGATAAATTAGCACTACTAAGCATctgactaagtgttaaacaaaaccaagGCTATGTCTGGTTTctcgaaccacatgccttgggtaaattagtgTTTCTTTGATTGTGAGAATGCTAAATAGAACCTCGGCCATGTTAGGTTCTTTGAatcacatgccttgggtaaattggtAATCAGCTTAGCTATGGTGAGTAACAAAGACTCTCGTTGTAGTAACTTAATTGAAAGGATACTcttgagcatcacttaaagcatttgcaagtatatctatgatttgtttgtggctaattatttattgttaagtGGAAGGTTATGTGGAGCCCTGTATGGATAGATGCTTCACCATTATCTGAAGTTAAAGGGAAGGTCAACAATGTACAGGATCCTTTGAGTTAACTATACTTGAGGTATGCCTTTAAGTTTAAGTATACTTTGTTAAACATCATGGGATGGGAGAAATTAGCCCAAGGTGTTGCCATTTGCATGGGGTGTTACAGCTAGACCCTTGCttaaaaaactgtcaaaattaAGAATGTAGGAATATATTTCAAATTAGATTGTGTTTATGCCAGTTAAGCATTGAATGGGAGAGACATCATATGTAGTGTTGCAAAAAGGCAATTAAGTATGAAAGAATGtaatgtttttcattaaagtTCAATCTTGCAAAAGGTAAAGTGAATACATCTTAAGGAAGATAAACAACAAACTGagtagaaagaaaaatacatttaaaaaaaaaaaaaaacctattttgaGAGCTACTTGATTTTGAGGACGAGCTTGTCTTTTGCTGGAGCCTTGGTGGATTGGGCAGGTGCAGTTGCTAAGGATGCTGGGCCTTTACCCTTGGAGACCACCCCTCTCTCAGAGGAATCCTTGAGTGCAGTTGGAGGCTTTGTGGTTTCAAGGGCTAACTCCttggttttttctttctctttcttagcTGCACTAGCTTGCTCTACCCCTTTTGGAGGACTGTTGGGAGGAGGTAAGTCCATGGTAGGTATCTCCTGGATGGGGCTTGGATCTTTAGGGGCAACGTCATCGTGGGTGATTGAAGGGCCTGATGCTCAGATTGCAGGGGATAGTAGAGATTCTCTACTCTCCTAAGTGCCGAAGAGGCCTCAACCCCAGCCAAGTTGATGGCCttattccacacttggaggtaGTATGTTCTACACACCCCCGAGACCTCAGCCTTGAGTGCCTCATCTCTCTCTGCTACCCCCACATCATAGCCATCCTGCTTAGCTTTCTAGCCTTTTCAGCCTCCTCTAGTTTTTTCTTCAGgatctttattttctctttagCTGCAGCAAGCTCATCCTCAGCTTGACGAAGTTGCTTGCGCTAAGTCTCTGCCCCTTGCAGAGCAGCCTTAACGCTCTTCTTCTCCCTATCAGCCCCAGTGAGCTTGGTTTTCAGCTTCTTGATCCTCTTCTCGGCCACGTTAAAGGCCTCCACAGTGGCTATGCGCCTTGACTCTTCATCTTTCATCTGCCTGTGGGAATTGGTCACCAATTCCTTGTTAGAAAAACACATGgaaaatttgtgtttgtatctcatacaaaacatgcgcagtgaaaaattaacagatctacttgCTGGTTGGGAAAGAGTTGCTTCCTCCTCGGCTGTGAACTGGAAGGGTAGCTCTACTTGCTTTACACCTTTTGAAACGAGGCATAGATTAAGGAAACCCGGTACGGTGACGTTTATCAAATGTAGACGCCGGCCTTTGGCCTTGATTATGTACTTTGGCGCCTGGAAGCTAGATGATATTAGATTATAGCCAAGTATGAGATGAGCTGCTCTTAGTTGCCCGTCCTTGTAGACAAAGACCTTGGCCTTGAGTACTTTGTTCAAATCTGGCTGGTTGACAAGGTTTATGTTCGGGATAGCAGAGTGCTTGCTTGCAAAAccatcaaaaatagaaaaaacactATTAAAAAAGCAGAACAAACCAGAGGAAAGATAAATTACAAGTACAAATAGAAGAAATGAGCACGAAAGATGTTGGTAAGAAAAAGGGGTGTCATTAGAACGATAAACCCAAACCTAAGAACCCCACCTGGTGTCCCTTCTCTCATCAAACAGTGAAGGCCATCATGTCACTCCCTTGAGACAATTAGATAATCCTtattcatgcctttgttggactcAAGGAGGCACAATATGAGCCTGACCTCAGGAACCCTAATTTTTAGGTAGTACCCCTGCCCTTTTAAGTGGTAACGGCTGTAAATCCAATTGACGTCGTGGTGGGTGAGGTTCACGTCCACCTTCTCATTGAgggcatctacactacctaaaatcctaaacatattgGGGGCACACTGAGTGGGGGAAAGCCTATGAGCTATTAGATAATCCCTAGTAACTCTACCCATAGGGTCTCTCATCCCTccctctataaaggcaatcatagggattacTACTTCTCCCTCCTGTCTCATGGTATGCCACTCTCCCTGTTTGCAATACCTAATAGAGACCCCTAGTGGGATTCGATATTAAGATTTAATGCTCTCTATACACTCTGAGGTATCTACTAGGTAAGCAAATCTACCCATatgaaaggaaaattaaagGTACTAAGGAGACGAGGTGAAATTAGACGAGCTGAGGAAAAGAAGGCTctgaataaaaagaaagatagatgAGGccgaagaaaagagagaaggatgAAATTACTAGAGACAACTTACGGGAGAGAAGAAAGGCTTCTCAGACTAGCTCTTGAGTTTTGAGAGTGTAAAAAGTGAAACAGTTGAAGCATTTAagcgatatatatatatatatgagagagaaaatcaagCAGGAAAACTCCCGCTCAAGTTCCCATAAAATCCCCAGCCGTTGGATCTCTATCACATCGCAGAACGTGGGGaatgatgaagcagtatctcgtcggTTTGCtaggattcgtccagatggctcctgGCAGTGCTCTGACGACCCTGCGGGAGCAAGAACTTgttcaagtggtcaccggtgtggtgcctgccacaacgcctccgatgataaagtcagtacaCCAGAAGATAATGattgaaatatcaagaatatATCCAGGTTGTGATGTTATTTTTTgtaccttgttttggtgtttgtgagggcttttatatacccttggggattatacCCGTTGGGGTATTAATGACTCTTCTTGTAACGTCTTCAGGGGAGTAATGGGTGTTAATACCTTCCCGTTGGTTTGTCTAGCTAGTCCTGTAACGGCcgaggctttattggcagcatttaGTGACATTAACTCTTCTGCCGATGACTGGTTATGTTCGTCTGTAAGATTTCCTCGTCGATGTataacttcgtcagtcccatcagatgccccccggGTTTCACGGTCGTCAGTGACGATCGTGGAAaccgaacagtttttttttttttgaattccgtgccgcattgaatgcgtgGTGGCGGCGTTTCGTGGGtcgtggccacgtggcgtgATGCGGTTGGCGGAGAATTATgtcccttgggtttcccgccgatttttAGTTTCACcttcatttggtttttaaacttcttcTCCCTTACTTtatcttgcatttttttttttctacttctcAGTTTGTCCTTCCTAGTTTTTTCTTCCTCACctatttctccatttttctctGAGCTGGTGCGTGTTGGACTTCTTGTTTCTTCTCTTCGAGGTATGTTACCcattctatttttctctcttcccttttttttttcttttgcaaacgtttgattttctctttgttttctgcttttttgtttgtttgtttttcagtACTTTCCTATTTACCTGTGTTTTATCTGGGTGTCCATGGTCAGTAGTTTAGAAGTTAGAGAAACTTGCCCTtcgatttcctttctttttgctcgtTTAGGAGGGTCTTTAGGCGTGTTTCCCAATTTGGAGGGTTTCGTTTTTGCGGGTAATAGCTTAGGCATTGTTTTGGGCGATTTGTTTCCCCTGCTTCGCCAGTCAGTTGATTGGTTTGAGGGTTTAGTGAGGGAGCGACGGCAGATGTCcgaggttaggtctagtgatcTAGAGACGGGGTTATCGTCTAGTGGCGACCTTATGGAGGGGGATACTGCCGCTTCGTCGTTTAGGGAAATTAAGGCTTTCCATGCCCTCGTGAAGGCGTGTGGCCTAGATTCTGAGGCTGTGGGTAGGTTTAGAGATAGGTTTCAGTTTCCGGAGCGAGTTCAGGTTCGTCGGCCTACTGATGAGGAGAGGGCTTGTCAGTTTTTTCcaggtgaagtgtgcttctatgaggccgctttcacttgtggaTTTACGCTTCCCGTCCACCCTATTGTAATGGAGCTTTTAGCATATTTGGGCATTGCCCCCGCGCCTcatgcccaattcgtggaggatTGTAGTCAATCAGATGGAGATATGGTTGGGCTGCTAATGGGGATATGATCAAGGTAAACGAGCTTGTTTATTTGTACCGTTTGAAAGAGTCGAAGGAGTATGGGTATTatgagctagtaccttgggagagaagagccagaatcgtcaagggcttacccTCGTCCTTCGAGATCTTGGAAGTCCCGCATTTGTGTTTGTGTCGTGGGACGACTTCGAGACCCCTCTAACTGTGATCGGGGAGATATCCCCCgattgcttcgtcggtggggaaccccgactttaggtgcgtcagtatcctttcctttcttttccttgttgAGTCCGGTGTTATCGTTGCTAaattctcccttttttttttacagtcaAAAGGAGACCGAAGCTAAAAAGCAGGTACAAGGAGCGTGTCGAGGCAGCCATTGTGTATGCTCAGTCTATCGAGAACTGGGACGACCTGGTGGACCCTCGGACTCTTGCTTTTTACAACTTAGGCCCCGATCCATCTCCCTTCGTCCTCCGGAGTCTCGATATTGAAGGGAAGAAGAGTAAGTGTTTGGGTTCGTCAGATCTACCTTCGTATTTCCTtgctctgtttttctttttaacgcTTCCTTCTCTTGCAGAGATGACGACTAAATTCAATAAGGGTATGTATGAGAGAATGCGGTCCAAGAAGGACGAACCTCTGTCCGCCATCGGGAAGAAAGTGGTTCGGGTAAAGGGGAAAGTTTCCTCCGTTACACCGATTACTTCGTCTCTCTTCGTGGTTTCGGAGCCGATACTACGAGGACGGCCTCGCCGCCGACTTCGATGCAGGAGATCCCGACCCCGCTTCGAAGAGGCCACGTACCGCGGAGGGGGGGAAGGAAGCTACTTCTTCGTCGACAATTTGGGATGACGAAAAGCTGGCGATGGACCGGGCTCGTGGAGTCGTGACTGCAGAAGACCTAAGGGTGTTCTCGAGCATGCCCACAAGTGAACTGATGGGTCGTCATCTCCAGAAGCTCGTCCAGGTAACACATATTTCTTTTACGCTGATTTGATTTGAGCTAAATGTCGCCGTGCATAAACTAACATGTACATTTTTAGGTGCTGGGAGAGACTGTTCACCTCTCGTCTGAGTATCTTGCTCAGGAGGTTAAGGTTGAGTCTTCGCTAGCCCGGATCAAGGTCTTAGAGATGGAGAATTCAAAGCTGAAGAGGGAACTAATTGCTTCAATGGAGAGCGCCCAACAAGCCAGGGACGAAGCTAAGAGGTTGGATGACGAACTGAAGGTAGAGTAGCAGCTCGTGCTTGAGAAAGACGGGGAGCTGGCAGTTGCAAAGGAGAAGATCAAGGTCGTCGCCTCCAGAGCGATTGAAGGATTCCAACAGACGGAGGAGTACAACTCTGTactcttcagctggtacttcAAAGGTTTCGAGCTTCTAAGGAGGTACTGCCTCAAGCACCCTTCTGGGATCGATCTGGAGACGTTGGATATGGAGGAGGTAGACAGGGAAATCTCAGCTGACGAGGCTGCTCAAGCCGCGGCTGTTGACGCTCCTGAAGGTCTTCCTACTGTAGAGGTCCCAATCGTTGAAGCTGCTGTTCCTGAAGTCCCCGCTGAAGACGATGTCGATCTGGACACTTGAACCTGTCTCGCAaaaaattatcttcttcttttttttttttttttttttgtgccctTTGCTGTAAGGCTTGCTTTCCAGAACATTTTAAAGGTGTATTTTTAacccagtgtttatgggtttctcttttgtttttcgtacaaacaatggcctttggtttttaggcttttataatatCATATCTACTTTCACATGTTCTgctatgaaaatattatttttttttgctttggtcttcgtcagtaatctacttccgtctatgcggaatcttattatttagacaaaagttctttgcttttgtattcgtcagtaatatacttccgtctatgcggaaccttattacttagacaaaagttctttgcttttgccttcgtcagtaatgtacatccgtcgatgcggaatcttattacttagacaaaagttctttgcttttgtattcgtcagtaatatacttccgtc
This region includes:
- the LOC142605875 gene encoding uncharacterized protein LOC142605875, which produces MRLSMRFVDMDEYGSENGRKSIGGNRKWILVGTDYFTKWVKAKPLTNIRDLDAKKYSTPAYPQGNEYVEAVNKVIVNELKRRLDDAKGKCVEELPYVLWTYRTTLHRSIGETPFSMTYGADVVIPLETGFPMLKTNLFTPNNNDNLLEKSLDLIEERRKCHGSVSILLTEVQTRI